The Muntiacus reevesi chromosome 5, mMunRee1.1, whole genome shotgun sequence genome segment CCCTACAAGGAAAGATGAGGCTGCAAACCAAGGAGAAAAACAACCCCAGGGAAAAAACAACCCCGCTGACAGCTTGATCTgggcttctagcctccagaaccgtgagaaaATAAACACCTGTTGTCTCAGCCACCCAGCCCCCAGTGTTTTATTATGCTGGCCCTAGTTCCTCAATTCAGGGAGGAGGCGCTGaggctggaaagggtgtgggggACGGGCATCATTTGGGTGCCGCCAAGCTGAGCTCCGCCCTCTAGGGCTCCCCATCCCTGCCCAGCTGGTTTCTCTACCTCTGGTTTTTTCCCCCCTGCTGTGTATATAGATTATTCTTCCTGAACCCACCTCAGATCCAATTTTCCCACACAGAACACCTTCAGCCGCCCAACTCCCCCTACCCAGCAGGGTCTGAGTAAACAGCCTGGTTCTGTACCTGGAGCCCTGTGGGTTAGGACCTAAGTCAGTGTTtccacgtaaatccatggctgattcatgtcaatgtatggcaaaaaccactacaatattgtaaagtaattagcctccaactaataaaaataaatgaaaaaaaaatgaaaagaaaaaaaagttaaaaaaaaataagtcagtgtttctcaaacattAAAATGCTGATTCCTGGGCTCTTCCACCCCAATATCTCTAGGGTGGAGCTCAAAAGTTTATATTtctggatcttccagacccagggattgaacctgagtctcctgcattgaaagcagattctttgccatctgagccaccagggaagcccaataagttCCCAGGAGGTATGGATGCAGCCTCTTTCCCTAGGACCCCCCAAGGGCTCACCCATCAGAGCAGCTGCTTCCTTTCCCCTCCCAACCCTGGACCCTCGAACCTTTGCCCAGCTTCATCCTGCCAGGAATTCTCTGCTGCCAAGTCGACACAGTGGTCAGATCCTGGGACTTCCCAACTCAGGATAAAGTTGAGAGGTTGTGctgctttttaaaggaaaaggctTACTGGAATTTGAACCAGAACTGGAATGGTTCCAGTCCCAAGGatcatctgttgttgttgttgttgttattcagttaaGTCGTATttgactttgcagccccatggactgtagcccaccaggctcctctgtccatgggattctccaggcaagaatactggagtgggttgctatttccttctccaccaaagGAGAACAgggtagcttaaaaaaaaaaaccacagaaatcTAGACCCACCTCCCTTCAAGACAGAAGACACGCTACTGTGATCCCCTTTTCTATATGTAAATGATCAAGAGGAGCCCCAGCGAGGGTGAGTGACTTGTCCTGGGGAACAGCTCACTAGAGCAGAGGCTGAGCAAGAACCCAGGCCTCCTTTGGTGTAGTTGTGTGCTCCCCTCTGCTCACCTGCCTCTTCTGAGCCAGAGGGTCTCCTCTCACCCTGCCTGTTCTTACCTCTCCCCATCCCAGTTCCTTGTGACCCCAACTGGGCCCTGGCAGTTCCAGCCATTGCTGAAATGGAGCCCCAAAGGACTATGAAACTTGCCAAAAGGAGAAGAGTGGGGAAAGCGGCAGAAAACGAGGGACAGAGGTGGAAACCTTttatggggagggaaggggaagccCCCCATTGGTGGCCAGGAAGTTGGGGGCGGGGCTTCTCCTGGAACCTGCCCACATGTACCACCAGCTCTGCCTCTGAACCTCGAAGGGCTCTGGCTGCCGCCCTGGAAACCACAACCCCCTCCGGGCCTCAAAGGAACCACTCTGGCTTCCCTCTGCCACAGGCTGCGTGCTTCAGACCCTGAGGATTAGTTACTGCAAGCTTCGCACCCCTCGACCTGGACTTCTGCTGACACCCAATCCAGCCggtggggctggagctggggccGGGCGCTGGGGGTAGACAGCTCCCAGCGCCACTAGGACCCTGCCTGGTGCGAGTGAGACCGACTGCTGGGAGAGCTGCCCcaggcaccccaccccacccccatgtcACCTGGAGAGAAACTGGACCCGCTTCCTGACACTTTCATCCTGCAGCCGCCAGTCTTCCACCCGGTGAGCAGCCTCTCAGGTCTGGAAACTCCTGGGTCTCAGGGCTCCCCCTTCCAGCTGGGCCCGGTCTCCCAGGTTGGCAGGGGGCTGGAGAGGCCCTGAGTCATGGACCCTGtttccccagcccctgcccatGACTCTTGGAAGGTCCTCCTGAGCTTAGAGTGACTGACAGCTCATTTTCACTTGCTCTCAATGAGCTCATGGGatgattgcattttaaaatctgtaGAGCCTGAAGACAGTGCTGTCTCCTATTCCACAGTGGGTGACTAagagggcctggggagggggaagtGCGTAGTACTATTGGGGGACCCTGATCACTTAGGAAAGGCAGTCTCATCTCCAGCCTGGCAGTCAGGTCAGAACCTCCCAGTCAGACACCGGGTTGGGGTTTCCTGGACTCCTCCTTTGGCCCAGGGCCCTGCAGACTTCCTGAAGCCTGACAGTGCATTACAGAAGACCAAACTCCCAGGAGACCCACCCTCCCACTAATGAGCACTAATTATACTTTCTCTTTCCTTAGTCCTCTCTCGGGAGAACAGCTTCAGCTCAGTTAATTACAGGCCAGGCCCGAAGAAGcttgggaagtgggagggactGACATGCTCAGCCCGGCTAAGCTGTGGGCACTCTGATAGCCGGGGCCTCCCGATCCTCCCCAGGTTAGAGGGGCCCCTTGCTTTGCAAGCTGCAAGCTCCCACCTGGAGGGCAGAGCTGTTGGGTCTCAGCTCTTCTCGGCAGTTTGGGTTTCTGAAAGCTGCCGGGAGTTGGAGAACACTGGGTAAGGGCCCATCTTGTGACACTGCCCAGTGTGAACCTGGGCAAGTTCGTGTTTATTCTGCAGATACCTCTTTAGAGCCCACTCTGTGCCAGGCCAGGCACTGAGCCTGTAGAAGCTAAAGACAGGACTTTGTCTTAGAGGCTTGTCCCTCCCAGCAGGAACAACCAGCCATAGGGCTCTAAGCCAGTCAGCCAAGGGCCAAACTAGCCACAGCAGTAGAGAGCACAGTGAGGGAAGGGATAATTCAGGCACCAAAATGGATGATGCTTGGAAAAGCAATCAGAGCCTGGGAAGTCAAGTCAGATTTCACAAGGTGGAGGGAGGGCTGAGAAAACAGTCCCAGAAAGGGCCAGAAGCAGTAAAAGTATGCGTTGTCTATTAGGAATACCGGGGGAAAGGTGAGCTGAGAAGGTAGACTGAGTCATTATCAGTCCTCCATGCCAGGATCTGTGCTCAGATCCCAACTTGTCCATCCCTCTGCCTCCCAGTTCCCAGGTTCTGGCCTATAAACAGTCCTCGGGGAGACTGGACACCAGGCTGGTGGAGGCCAGAGTGGCAGCCAGGGGACTGTGAACCTCAGTGGGGTCACTACCGTGCCCTAGGAgctgagggggggggggggctgggctGGTGCTCCCAGGGTGCAGTGGAGCTGAATCCAGCTTCCCCCGTGCAGTGTGGCCTGGATGTTGTGAAGGTCCAAGACAGGAGAGGAGATGAAAGAGAACATTTCAGAGAAAACTTGTTTTTCCCCATCAGGACATTTTCTGTTTGGGGTGGGAGAGTTATCTtgttcctcttccctccccatcccacccccaacaCAGGGGTCCCTAGGCCCTTTCTCCAACCTTGTATGGATGAGTTTCTTCTTTGTTCAGGTGATTCCTTATGTCACAACAATTTTTGGTGGCCTGCGAGCAGGCAAGATGGTCATGCTTCAGGGAGCGGTCCCTCTAAATGCACACAGGTAAAGGAAGTGCTCCATGGGGCTTCCTCTCTGCCTTCAGGGTCTCTGGGAGTCTCTGACCAGAGGTGCCCTTTGAGAGCCTCACCTCCCCACAGGTTCATGGTGGACTTCCAGTGCGGCTGCAGCCTGCACCCCCGGCCAGACATCGCCATCCACTTCAACCCTCGCTTCCACACCACCAAACCCCACGTCATCTGCAACACCCTGTACCGTGGGCGCTGGCAAGCCGAGGCCCGGTGGCCCCACATGGCCCTGCAGAGAGGGGCCAGCTTCCTCATCCTCTTCCTCTTTGGAAATGAGGAGATGAAGGTGAGCGGGAGGggacaccagggcttcccagctggtgctcgtggtaaagaacctgcctgccaatggaggagatgcaagagacgatccctggattgggaagaccccatgaaggacatgacaacccactccagtactcttgcctggagaattccatagacagaggagcctggagggctacagtccatagggtcacaaagagtccaacatgactgaagcgatttagcacgcaCGCACGGGAGGGGACATCACGGGGTCTAGAACTCGTGTCCTTCTGCCTCTCTTTCCTTCAGCCATCCCCCTTGTCACTGAGTTAAGAGATATTTGGAGGGATGGAGCACAGAGTCCAGTACTCAGAGGACCAAGGAGCTGCCAGGCCCGGTTCCAAGCTGCCCTGGGCCCACCTGGCCTGGTATACATGGCGGTATTCAGCAGATGCCAAGGTGCTGCCACTGTCACTGGGAGCGTCTAGAGAGCACTGCAGATGCAGACGCTGTTCTCAGCTCACTGACTTCTCACAACAACCCATGAGGAGGGAACTTTCATTCTCCCCATCACACAGAacagtggggagggaagggagagagaaacttGGCCTCAAGGCTTTCACCGCTGCTGTGAACTCCTGCCAGAAGGATCTTCAGATTTCTCCAGGGCAGAGGGAGCTGGTGCGAGCCAGCACTGCAGAGAGAGATAGGGGTCCCAGAGCCCTGAGGCTCCTCACCTGTGGATGGGGCAGGCGGAGGGCTGCTGCGGCTGCTGGCAGGTCAGCTGAGAGGCGAAAGGGGGCCAGCGTGGTGTGTCAGGGACCAGGCGGAGCACTAAAGGTGCTCTGCCTGCCAGTTCCACAACCTTGGGGAGGCTACTTAAGTTCCCCCAAGCCTTGGGCACCTGTCTGTAAAACATACCTGCCTCCTAGAGTTGGTGTGAAGTTAAAAGAGGAAAATTCCAGTAAGAGACTCAGTGGATGTCTGGCACGTCAGTATGGTCTCAGCCTCGTCTTTCTCTCCAGGTGAGTATAAATGGACAGCACTTCCTCCACTACTGCTACCGGCTCCCGCTGTCTCGGGTAGACACCCTGGGCATATTTGGTGACATCTTGGTGACGGCCGTTGGATTCCTTAACGTCAATGTAAGTTCCTCTGGGGCCAAGGCCTGGGTGGCAGCGGCCTCTGACTTCCCCTGATGCTTGAACAAGCCTGGTACCCCCTTCCATCCCAGACAAGTCCTGACACCAATTACAGCCAAGGTGGAGGGCATCCATCCAAGTGTGGGACATGGCGGGGCTGAGGGAAGAGGTGGCCACGGAAGAGGGGCCCAAGAGCCTGGGGCAGAAGTCTATCCTggacgtgaaagtgaaagttgctcagttgtgtctgagtctttgcgaccccatggactgtagcctgccaggctgttcggcccatggaattctccaggcaagaatactggagtgggaaactgttcctttatccaggggatcttcccaacccaaggatcaaacccaggtctcccatattgcaggcggattctttaccgtctgagccaccagggaagcccgtgaatactggaatggatagcctatcccttctccagaggatcttcccaacccaggaatcaaaccagggtcctttgctttgcaggcagattctttaccaactgagctgccagAAGAGCTATCCTGGGCGTGGGGTCTGGTCAATGTGGAGCAGTGGCCAGAAGGCAAATGACTTGGAGTCTTGAAGCCGTGAGACCCAAACATAGCACTGGCTGTATCATTCCCAGTTGAGGAGTtgatttaaaaatgcagatttctgggaCCCACcaccagagattctgatttagtaaGTCGAAGGTAGGGCCCAGGAATCAGAATGATCAAAATGCCAGGTTTGAGAAGCCCTGACAAGGCCTCTAGGGAGAGGAAGAGCTACCAAGGCCACAGCCGGCCTCTGCCCTCCTTCCCAGGCACAGAAGGGCAGACGGGAGCCAAAACAGTCAAGCTCTAGACTTGCAGTGGTCCTGAATCCCACCtgttgctttttctctctcccaatAGCCATTCGCGGAGGGTGGCAGCGAGTATCCGGTTGGACACGtgagtcttggaagctgggttAGCCTTTGCTGTCCCAGCCATCCCAGCTGAGCCGGTGCCTCTCCCTCTGACCCCAGCAGGGCCTGCCATTCTCTGGGCTGCTGCTCACCTTGCACAAGGCCCAGCTGCCCCTTCCCTCACTGTGCGGCCACCATGGTTACAGCTGGCCCTGCCTCAGCCCATGGGAGTCGGGATTTGCCTCTCCCTGGTGCCAGGGCCAGCTAGGGAGGACGGATGGGGTGGGCTGACTTCCTGgagtgggcagggcccagcctttCTGCCGGATCCATCTCAGATGGAGTTTCAGCAACCCTGCAAGGTAGCAGGTTGGCCTGCAGGGCAGAAGGGAGATGAGACCCAGGGACTCGGCCAGGGTCACGCAGTGAGTGAATGACAGACCCTCCGTCCAGTTCTTCCCCATTATTCCAGAGCCGGTGTCCACCTGAATTCAAGAGGGCCCCACTGGAGGCCCAATCATTTTCCTGTATTATCTCTGAGAGAAGCAAATCCCCAGTATCCCCAACTTTTAAGGATCCCTTTCATTGAGCGAGCACCACGTGGCCTCCATGTCgcctctttctttccttgacAGCCTTTCCTGCTGAGGAGCCCTGGGCTGGTGAGTGACCTCTGTTCCTGCATCTGGTGGAAAGACAGTCCCTCACTTGCTCTATCAGGGCTGGGAGGGCGCCCCCACCTGGCGGGAAATGGCCCCCAGCACCAGGATTTCCCCTTGAATTGCAAGTTGTGGGTGAATGGGCAACTTCAGGCTAAAGCTCCAGCTTCATTTTACCTATTCTCCATTTATTCTGCACACAGTTTTCTGATAGTCGTCCCTGCTAGGCCCAGCACCAGGCTCCAGGGTGGAGGTACATATCAGCTCCACCCCCTCCAGCTGCTTACAGGCTGGTGGGGAGGCAGACCAAGGAATGAGCCATTACCATTTGGAGCTCAGCATTAGGAGCTCGCAGCACAGGGGGGCAGGcgaagagaaggggaggacaggagAGCAGAGTACAGGAGGCCGGCCTGCAGTAGGTGTATAATAACTGAGCAGGGCTGTTTCCTCCTGCCTGCAGGTGCAGAGGCAGAGATTTACCTGCCTCGGGGCTCCCTGGCCCCTAAGGACAGCCCAGAAAGCAGCTCCTCAGGGCAGtagccctccccaaccccctctgTGAGATCCCCCCCCACACCCGCCTCTCAGTCATCTCCTCTGTTCCTTCAGGAGGTGCCCTGCTcacatgcccttccccagggtctCTGGCCTGGACAGGTCATCATAGTGCGGGGACTGGTCTTACCAGAGCCCAAGGAGTAAGTATGCAGaattgggggcggggtgggggacgGGACGcatctctgtgccaggcacaagCTTTAGAAGCATCACCTCTTCAATCTCCAGGACTACTGCTTAGCCCCCagctgaggagacagaggagcagagagcagaagtacgttgcccaaggtcacagagcctgTGAAAGTCTCACCTGGGATTGGTTTCAGGGCTCAGGTAGCTTTGTGGCACCAGCAGCTCCAATCCTGGGAGTGTCTTCCCTGTCTGGACGTGTGGTCCGGCCGGCCAGCCTCTCACCGCAGGCCCCAGCTGCAGCCTCAGGAAAGGCCCTTTAAAGACACAGGCTCGGACTTTCacggcagcccagtggttaggactctgagcttccagtgaGGGGGCACAGCTTTGctttctggtcaggaaactaagattccctcatgcctctcagccaaaaaaataaaaactagagaaTAAAAGTGTACAACTTGAAAAGTCGCGTACAGATGGGAGGACGTGATCTCCCATAGTGTCCTGGTTTAGGAAACACCGCCAGAGGACCCCAGAGAGTAGCCCCGCACTGGGAGGTGGGGGCTTGGAGGAACTCTAGTCGAGTGGATGCTTCCTGGCTTCTCCCACAAGGGGCGCTACTACTTCATCCCTCAAACCTGCAGGCTCCAGTAGGACaagaatctttcttttctttctttctccttcttttctttccttcttcctcatcatccttccttctctccttctttccGGAACTGCACTGGATCTCATGACGTTTCTGGACCCGATTTCCTGGGTTTACTTCTgttgcatgcgtgcgtgctaagtcgcttcagttgtgtccgattctgtgtgaccctagtgactgtagcccgccaggcttctctgtccatggaattctccaggcaataatactggagtgggtcatcatttctttctccaggggatcttcccgacccagggatcaaacccgtgtctcttaggtctcccgcattggcaggtgcattctttaccactagcaccacctgggaagcccttgacttCTGTTGAGGACACTTCAAATCTGAGCAGCTTCACAGCAGTGACCTTCCCTCCctgtgcctccatttccttgtctgtaaaaggGGGTAAAAATAGTGCCAGCTTTAGGGATTATGCCAGGCATATAACAAGTGGTCCACAAATGTGGTGGAAGAGCAGGGGAGTAAGGAGAATGACGTGTATTTTCCCTGCCCCATCGCCTTCTGTTTTGCTCTTGTTTTTTAAGTCACTGACCTGACTAAATCCTTGCTCCCCATGCTCTTGATCAGGTGCGTGAATTCTGGGCGGGTTGCAGCAAAGCCCTCGGCAGCATGGGCCTCAAAAACCAGGCACAACTGGATTAGATTCCTGGTTTTGCCTTTTATAAACtgtggtcttgggcaagtcactccaCCCCTCTGAGCCCTGAGTTCCCCCatcagaaaaaaaggagaaagataaCCCCACCTGAACAGGGAAGATGAAAAGTTTCCAGTGAAGAAAAGAACCCCCGATCCTTCCCAAATTTGGAGACAGGAAGCCAGATCTTAGCTCAAAGTCACATGGTTATTAGTAGCTGACACACAGATCATTTTACTGCTCTCTCTCTAGGGCTGTGAATTCACGCGTCctcagaggccaggcaggtcaCGTAAACAGTGAGGCACCAGGTTGAGAATGTGGTGAAGTGGAAAGAATATTTCTGTAGATTTTCTGATGCcagatctgaatttttaaaaaaaaaaaaaaaagaagccaaaagtTCTCTTTTGTATAAACTTTGTCAGTTTTCGAAAATGGTAATACTTTAAGTTGAACAATACTGGGGACCAGCCAGAACATTTCTACAGGTTAGGTCAGCCCTGGGCTACCGACCTCAAGGCTTAGCACAGCACCTGGTGTTTATTTAGCAAGCCTGCAAGCCCCTTCTCCGGCCCCTTCCCACAGTTTCACGCTCAGTCTGCGAGACGAGGCCGCCCACGTTCCCGTGACACTCAGGGCATCCTTTGCAGACAAAACTCTGGCCTGGGTCTCCCGCTGGGGCCGGAAGAAGCTGATCTTGGCCCCCTTCCTCTTCTACCCCCAGCGCTTCTTCGAGGTGGGTCAGAGCCCAGACCCCTGGTCCCTCTGGGGTGGAGCTCAGAGCTGCACTCCCATCCGGGAGAGTGGGGGTACGTCCGGGGAGAGGGGGCGCGGTTTGTGGAGCCAGAGCCACTAGAAGAGAGGAAACCAGTGGGCCTGATCGCACACCCTGAAACACCAATTTAATTAATCAAAGTGGGCCCTGGCCTCAGCATTATTAAAAAGCCCTGCTAATGACTCCAGTGTGCAGCTGAGGTTGAGACCACTCCTCCAGGGGAAGCAACCCCTGTTACAGATGGTGAAACAGAGGCCAAGTCTTGGGCAGATCCTTGTGGCAGGGCTGATGACAACCTGGGCCCCTCCGTCATCCCGTCTCTTTCACCACTGGGTGCCCCGTGGGTCCGTTCCGTGTCC includes the following:
- the LGALS12 gene encoding galectin-12 isoform X2, giving the protein MSPGEKLDPLPDTFILQPPVFHPVIPYVTTIFGGLRAGKMVMLQGAVPLNAHRFMVDFQCGCSLHPRPDIAIHFNPRFHTTKPHVICNTLYRGRWQAEARWPHMALQRGASFLILFLFGNEEMKVSINGQHFLHYCYRLPLSRVDTLGIFGDILVTAVGFLNVNPFAEGGSEYPVGHPFLLRSPGLEVPCSHALPQGLWPGQVIIVRGLVLPEPKDFTLSLRDEAAHVPVTLRASFADKTLAWVSRWGRKKLILAPFLFYPQRFFEVLLLCQEGGLKLALNGQGVGASSLGQQVLEQLRELRISGSVQLYCVHY
- the LGALS12 gene encoding galectin-12 isoform X1, translated to MVMLQGAVPLNAHRFMVDFQCGCSLHPRPDIAIHFNPRFHTTKPHVICNTLYRGRWQAEARWPHMALQRGASFLILFLFGNEEMKVSINGQHFLHYCYRLPLSRVDTLGIFGDILVTAVGFLNVNPFAEGGSEYPVGHPFLLRSPGLEVPCSHALPQGLWPGQVIIVRGLVLPEPKDFTLSLRDEAAHVPVTLRASFADKTLAWVSRWGRKKLILAPFLFYPQRFFEVLLLCQEGGLKLALNGQGVGASSLGQQVLEQLRELRISGSVQLYCVHY